One Methanobacterium sp. genomic region harbors:
- a CDS encoding iron ABC transporter permease, translating into MSFKDKTVTDYKSYIRNKTYIGVFLVIALVIAVICSIKVGAANLSVYDIINALINRQADGALIIWNIRIPRILAAIIAGCCMGIEGCIMQNVLRNPLASPYTMGITQGAAFGAAFAIIVLGAGTLNSVQADAVIINNPYLTVFAAFAGAMIGVSIILLIARTRGITPEAMILAGVAMSSLFIAGIQFLQYFASDTQVAATVFWTFGDVGKAMWNDVWLMFILLVPALIYFMYHAWDYNSLESGEETAKGLGVNTERIRLHGMLISSFTSAVVVAFLGVIGFVSLIAPHIMRRVIGNDHRFLIPASAILGALILLVSDTIARAVLSPIILPVGIITSFLGAPLFFYLIIKMGR; encoded by the coding sequence TTGAGCTTTAAAGATAAAACAGTTACAGACTATAAGTCATATATACGGAATAAAACATACATTGGGGTTTTTTTAGTTATAGCTCTAGTTATAGCAGTGATATGTTCAATTAAAGTAGGTGCTGCAAATTTGTCTGTATATGACATAATCAATGCTTTAATTAACAGGCAGGCAGACGGAGCTTTGATCATCTGGAACATCCGTATTCCAAGGATTCTGGCGGCTATAATTGCAGGCTGCTGCATGGGTATTGAAGGATGTATAATGCAAAATGTACTTCGGAACCCTTTAGCCAGCCCTTATACCATGGGAATTACACAGGGCGCGGCTTTTGGGGCGGCATTTGCAATTATAGTTTTGGGAGCAGGGACTTTAAACAGCGTGCAGGCGGATGCGGTTATTATAAACAACCCTTATCTCACAGTTTTTGCAGCATTTGCAGGGGCAATGATCGGCGTCAGCATAATCCTGTTAATAGCCAGGACTAGAGGTATAACACCTGAGGCAATGATACTTGCAGGGGTAGCGATGAGTTCATTATTTATTGCAGGAATACAGTTTTTACAGTACTTTGCATCTGACACTCAGGTTGCAGCCACTGTATTCTGGACATTTGGTGATGTTGGAAAGGCAATGTGGAACGATGTCTGGCTCATGTTTATACTTCTGGTACCGGCTTTGATATATTTCATGTATCATGCATGGGATTACAACAGCCTTGAAAGCGGAGAAGAGACTGCAAAAGGATTAGGGGTCAATACAGAGCGTATAAGGCTGCATGGAATGCTGATCTCTTCATTTACATCAGCGGTAGTGGTGGCATTTCTGGGAGTTATAGGTTTTGTAAGTTTAATAGCCCCTCATATCATGAGGAGAGTTATAGGAAATGACCACAGGTTTTTAATCCCTGCATCAGCTATTCTCGGTGCTTTAATACTGTTAGTATCGGATACAATTGCAAGGGCGGTATTGTCACCTATTATACTGCCGGTGGGTATTATAACGTCCTTTTTAGGGGCACCTCTGTTCTTTTATCTAATAATAAAAATGGGGCGATAA
- a CDS encoding class I SAM-dependent methyltransferase, producing MNITERPDVSAEDLHGLIENTLNCLKIYNVLKTSIELGVFDILEQEMTYTQLSEKLGIKPVMANYLLEILVNLNLVEKSGELYKNTRSSQLYLNSKSSYSRIRCISALEENVNLWNNLSNSIKGNITRKEEVIFPMVVQRMADDCLCGELQDTVELLSDYDEFKNAKTLLDLAGGHGMYPIAFSQVNPDLQCYVFDLPDVLEETRKFIEKYDSSVQTIPGNFYVDDFGGSYDIIFSSYNPGGKNPEIAEKVYNSLNMGGLFVNKQYFPEDQPGSLEDVLDDMEWNFTNFEKSHKTARKFTFKGDLLFDEYLEFLEDLGFSVVDVHKITRFNTPFGRISRDKIVIAKKVR from the coding sequence ATGAATATTACAGAACGTCCAGATGTTTCAGCAGAGGACCTACATGGACTTATTGAAAATACTTTAAACTGCTTAAAAATATACAATGTCCTTAAAACTTCCATAGAACTGGGAGTTTTTGACATTTTAGAACAGGAAATGACTTACACGCAGCTTTCTGAAAAACTTGGAATTAAACCAGTAATGGCAAACTACCTTTTAGAGATACTTGTAAACCTGAACCTGGTGGAAAAATCAGGAGAGCTCTATAAAAATACGAGATCCTCACAGCTATATTTAAACTCAAAATCTAGTTATAGTAGGATTAGATGCATATCTGCTTTAGAAGAGAATGTTAATCTATGGAATAACTTATCTAACAGCATAAAAGGGAATATAACAAGAAAAGAAGAGGTTATTTTTCCTATGGTTGTGCAGAGAATGGCTGACGACTGCTTATGTGGAGAACTGCAGGACACAGTTGAACTGTTGTCAGACTACGATGAATTTAAGAATGCAAAAACTTTACTTGACCTTGCAGGAGGCCATGGGATGTATCCTATTGCATTTAGCCAGGTGAATCCAGACTTGCAGTGTTATGTCTTTGACCTTCCGGATGTTTTGGAAGAAACTCGGAAGTTTATTGAGAAGTATGATTCCAGTGTTCAGACTATTCCTGGAAACTTTTACGTCGATGATTTTGGCGGAAGTTATGATATCATCTTTTCATCTTACAATCCTGGGGGTAAAAACCCTGAAATCGCTGAAAAAGTTTACAACTCTCTGAACATGGGCGGACTATTTGTAAATAAACAGTATTTTCCAGAAGACCAACCTGGTTCTTTAGAGGATGTTCTGGATGATATGGAATGGAATTTCACCAATTTTGAAAAGTCACATAAAACAGCTAGAAAATTTACATTTAAAGGAGACCTGCTGTTTGATGAATACCTGGAATTTTTGGAAGACCTGGGATTTTCAGTGGTGGACGTTCACAAGATAACTCGTTTTAACACCCCTTTTGGAAGAATTTCAAGGGACAAAATTGTAATAGCTAAAAAAGTGAGATAA
- a CDS encoding iron ABC transporter substrate-binding protein, translating into MIYAFGSGSASSGNGGTVSITDVAGRTVQVPAQVNKVVGTGCSGREIVYLNASDKMVGIEQVETNFTGIGSTLPYIMAHPELMNLPVVGDGSKNIINYEEIAKLKPDVVFARSADDADLIQNKTGIPAVVVYTGAVGTSDQMDTYKKSLRVMGKVLGKEDRAEKLISYIDSTQKDLANRTKNISSSSKLTAYVGGQAYRGAHGITSTNPYYPPFVMLNASNVASAASNMANATSNAVQIDPEQLISWNPNFIFIEEASLASVTNDTSKNPEYNNLKAIKDGNVYGILSYCAYSYNKDEMFANAYYIGKVLYPEQFKDVDPEEKAGEIFTNFDIGNGASIYSSLKEKYGGFKQLNL; encoded by the coding sequence TTGATCTATGCTTTTGGTTCAGGTAGTGCAAGTTCAGGTAATGGAGGTACTGTTTCCATAACTGACGTTGCAGGCAGAACTGTTCAGGTTCCGGCACAGGTAAATAAAGTTGTTGGAACGGGATGTTCTGGCAGGGAAATTGTATATTTGAATGCCAGTGATAAGATGGTTGGAATAGAACAGGTAGAAACCAATTTTACAGGAATTGGATCTACGCTGCCATACATAATGGCCCATCCTGAACTGATGAACCTTCCTGTTGTGGGGGATGGAAGTAAAAATATAATAAATTATGAAGAAATAGCCAAACTCAAGCCAGACGTGGTATTTGCCAGAAGTGCAGATGATGCAGATTTAATACAAAATAAAACAGGTATTCCTGCAGTTGTTGTGTATACTGGGGCTGTAGGAACATCTGATCAGATGGATACCTATAAAAAATCTTTAAGAGTAATGGGAAAGGTTTTGGGTAAGGAAGACCGGGCAGAGAAACTTATTAGTTATATTGATTCCACTCAGAAGGACCTTGCAAACCGAACAAAGAACATTTCAAGCAGCAGTAAACTGACAGCATATGTTGGTGGACAGGCTTACAGGGGAGCTCATGGCATTACATCTACCAATCCGTACTATCCTCCGTTTGTAATGTTGAATGCTTCAAATGTCGCAAGTGCAGCAAGTAATATGGCCAATGCTACTTCAAATGCAGTTCAAATAGATCCAGAACAGTTGATATCATGGAACCCTAACTTTATATTCATTGAAGAGGCCAGTTTAGCATCTGTAACTAACGATACCAGTAAAAACCCAGAGTACAACAACCTTAAAGCTATAAAGGACGGAAATGTTTATGGAATACTAAGTTACTGCGCTTACAGTTACAATAAGGATGAAATGTTTGCAAATGCTTATTATATTGGAAAAGTGCTTTATCCAGAGCAGTTTAAAGATGTAGATCCAGAGGAAAAAGCCGGTGAAATATTCACCAACTTTGATATTGGAAACGGGGCATCGATATACAGCAGCCTGAAGGAGAAGTATGGAGGATTCAAACAGTTAAATCTTTAA
- a CDS encoding class I SAM-dependent methyltransferase, translating to MNITERPGISLERLQSTVEDAVNGLKVFNILKTSIEMGIFDILNRDTTCRQISEKLEIEPVLTYYLLEILVKLGLVEKVGENYKNTSVSGTYLNSESNYKRINCILSMEEPLNLWNNLKHTLKGKTAKKDENFFQFIIQVMAEDALCGELQDTVELVASYGEFKNAKTLLDLAGGHGMYSIAFGQLNPDLQCYVFDFPDVLGETRKFIEKYDSSVQTIPGNFYTDDFGGSYDVIFSSYNPGGKNPKIAEKVYNSLNQGGLFVTKQYFPEADSNSLEDLLDNMEWNFTNFEKSNKAKERFTFKDDLTFEEYLLFLEDLGFSIVGIHRIDHFNTSFGNKAQDKMIIAKKVS from the coding sequence ATGAATATTACAGAACGCCCTGGAATATCGTTGGAAAGACTGCAGAGCACTGTTGAAGATGCTGTGAATGGTTTAAAAGTATTTAACATCTTAAAAACTTCGATAGAGATGGGAATTTTTGATATTTTAAATAGGGATACAACGTGCAGGCAGATTTCTGAAAAACTTGAAATTGAGCCAGTGCTGACATATTATCTCTTAGAAATACTTGTTAAATTAGGGCTGGTAGAGAAAGTAGGGGAAAACTATAAAAATACATCTGTTTCAGGAACATATTTGAATTCTGAATCGAATTATAAGAGGATTAACTGTATATTATCTATGGAAGAACCGCTTAATCTTTGGAATAACTTAAAACATACCTTAAAAGGTAAAACAGCAAAAAAAGATGAGAACTTTTTCCAGTTCATTATACAGGTAATGGCTGAAGATGCCCTATGTGGTGAGCTGCAGGATACAGTTGAACTGGTGGCGAGCTATGGTGAATTTAAGAATGCAAAAACTTTACTTGACCTTGCAGGAGGCCATGGAATGTATTCAATCGCGTTTGGCCAGTTAAATCCTGATCTGCAGTGTTACGTGTTTGACTTCCCGGATGTTTTGGGAGAAACAAGGAAGTTTATTGAGAAGTATGATTCCAGTGTTCAGACTATTCCTGGAAATTTTTACACCGATGATTTTGGCGGAAGTTACGATGTTATATTCTCATCGTACAACCCTGGAGGTAAAAATCCTAAAATCGCTGAAAAAGTTTACAATTCATTAAATCAGGGAGGATTATTTGTAACTAAGCAGTACTTCCCTGAAGCTGACTCAAACTCGCTGGAAGATCTTTTAGATAATATGGAATGGAACTTCACCAACTTTGAGAAATCCAATAAAGCGAAGGAGAGGTTCACATTTAAGGATGATTTGACATTTGAAGAATATCTTTTATTTTTAGAAGATCTTGGATTTTCTATAGTGGGCATACATCGCATAGACCATTTTAACACGTCTTTTGGAAATAAAGCACAGGATAAAATGATAATAGCTAAGAAAGTGAGTTAA
- a CDS encoding iron ABC transporter substrate-binding protein yields the protein MIYALGSDNLSSSSGNTVSITDVAGRTVQVPAQVNKVVGTGCSAREIVYLNASDKLVGIEQIETNSTGGWGNQLPYIIAHPELMKLPVVGNAKTDTVNYEKIAELKPDVVFAGTAEQADEIQSKTGIPTLVAYVGAVGTSDQMNTYKDSLKMMGKVLGKEDRAEELTGYIDSTQEDLAKRTSNINSNKTVYLAGQAFYGTHGITSTNPYYPPFVMLNASNVAGGINNTNATIHAIQIDKEQLINWNPDFIFVEGGSIATIENDTAKNPEYQNITAIKNGDVYGVLTYCLYSYNKDEMFANAYYIGKVLYPEQFKDVDPEKKAAEIFTEFDVGNGESVYSTLKTQYGGFKQLNL from the coding sequence TTGATCTATGCTTTAGGTTCAGATAATTTAAGTTCAAGTAGTGGAAACACTGTTTCTATAACTGATGTTGCAGGCAGGACTGTTCAGGTCCCTGCACAGGTAAATAAAGTTGTAGGGACAGGGTGTTCAGCTAGAGAAATAGTGTACCTGAACGCCAGTGATAAACTGGTTGGAATAGAACAGATAGAAACTAATTCAACAGGAGGATGGGGAAATCAACTGCCTTATATCATTGCGCATCCTGAACTGATGAAGTTACCTGTGGTTGGAAATGCAAAGACGGATACCGTAAATTATGAAAAAATAGCAGAACTCAAGCCAGATGTGGTATTTGCTGGAACTGCAGAACAAGCAGATGAAATCCAATCTAAAACAGGTATTCCAACTCTTGTTGCATATGTGGGTGCAGTTGGAACATCTGATCAGATGAATACATATAAAGACTCTTTAAAAATGATGGGAAAAGTTTTAGGTAAGGAAGATAGGGCAGAAGAACTTACAGGTTACATTGATTCCACACAAGAAGACCTTGCAAAACGTACTAGCAATATTAACAGTAATAAAACAGTTTATCTTGCAGGACAGGCTTTCTATGGAACTCATGGTATTACATCTACAAATCCATATTACCCTCCGTTTGTAATGTTAAATGCTTCAAATGTTGCAGGTGGAATTAACAATACAAATGCTACCATTCATGCTATTCAAATAGATAAAGAGCAGTTGATAAATTGGAACCCTGATTTCATCTTCGTTGAAGGTGGCAGTATAGCTACAATAGAAAATGATACAGCTAAAAATCCGGAGTATCAAAATATTACTGCCATTAAAAACGGTGATGTTTATGGGGTATTAACCTACTGTCTGTACAGTTATAATAAGGATGAAATGTTTGCAAATGCTTATTATATTGGAAAAGTGCTTTATCCTGAACAGTTTAAGGACGTAGATCCAGAGAAAAAAGCTGCTGAGATATTTACCGAGTTCGATGTTGGAAATGGTGAATCAGTTTACAGTACATTAAAGACACAGTATGGTGGTTTTAAACAACTGAATCTTTAA
- a CDS encoding FmdE family protein, translated as MEESIRILPFSEVTKFHGHVCPGTAIGYRAAEIAIKELGSDRAIDEEFLAIVENDSCSVDAIQVVTGCTMGKGNLIFKDHGKNVYSFVNRKTGDTLRLSLKMSIDEMDPEFAEIREKAFSGSASEEEKSKFEEKKDKASFDILDMPDEELFKIEHVKIEIPEEARIFQSVKCAKCGEMVAEHRARVENGSIVCIPCFNDYSRT; from the coding sequence ATGGAAGAGTCAATACGGATATTACCATTTTCAGAAGTTACTAAGTTTCATGGACATGTTTGTCCAGGGACCGCTATAGGATACCGTGCAGCTGAAATAGCCATAAAAGAGCTTGGTTCAGATAGGGCAATAGATGAAGAGTTCCTGGCTATTGTGGAAAACGACAGCTGCAGTGTTGATGCAATACAGGTTGTAACAGGATGTACTATGGGTAAAGGAAATTTAATATTTAAAGATCATGGAAAAAATGTGTATTCATTTGTAAACAGGAAAACTGGGGATACTTTGCGTCTGTCTTTAAAGATGAGCATAGATGAAATGGACCCTGAATTTGCTGAAATTAGAGAAAAAGCTTTTTCTGGATCTGCCAGTGAAGAAGAAAAATCAAAATTTGAAGAAAAAAAGGATAAAGCCTCTTTTGATATCCTTGACATGCCTGATGAGGAATTATTCAAAATAGAACATGTTAAAATTGAAATTCCTGAAGAAGCCAGGATATTCCAGTCAGTTAAATGCGCTAAATGTGGTGAAATGGTGGCAGAGCACAGGGCACGAGTAGAAAATGGCAGCATCGTGTGTATTCCATGTTTCAATGATTATTCAAGGACTTAA
- a CDS encoding AAA family ATPase, with the protein MPKIIISGRGGCGKSTLVTLMAKELKEQGKTVLVVDSDESNLGLGVMLGVKPAENALMDYLGGKPAVMGKLMAQIKEEKNEQAEFFMENSDLNSLSPEFVSWNGNLALMQIGKIEHTMEGCACPMGAIARDFLNHLAVERDQWVLIDTEAGVEHFGRGIVEGADSVLMVVDPSNDAVLLTEKAAKLTEEAGKNFGAVLNKVDEKTRLILEEMLAAKNITIKGILPYSSTLAQTNLQGESLDMHSAIEELNKLITGIT; encoded by the coding sequence ATGCCAAAGATAATTATTAGTGGAAGAGGCGGCTGTGGAAAAAGTACTTTAGTGACTTTAATGGCCAAAGAACTTAAAGAACAGGGAAAAACAGTTTTAGTAGTAGATTCAGATGAATCTAATTTGGGTTTAGGGGTAATGCTTGGAGTTAAACCTGCAGAAAATGCACTTATGGATTATTTGGGAGGCAAACCTGCAGTAATGGGCAAGTTAATGGCCCAAATTAAAGAAGAAAAAAACGAGCAGGCGGAATTTTTCATGGAAAACTCTGATCTGAATAGTTTATCACCAGAATTTGTCAGCTGGAATGGGAATCTGGCTTTAATGCAGATCGGAAAAATTGAACACACTATGGAAGGGTGTGCATGTCCTATGGGCGCTATAGCACGGGATTTCCTGAACCACCTGGCAGTAGAAAGAGACCAGTGGGTTTTAATAGATACTGAAGCTGGAGTAGAACATTTTGGAAGGGGAATAGTGGAAGGTGCAGATTCAGTTTTGATGGTGGTTGATCCTTCTAACGATGCTGTTTTATTGACTGAAAAGGCAGCCAAGTTAACTGAAGAAGCAGGGAAAAATTTTGGTGCTGTTTTAAATAAAGTTGATGAGAAAACAAGGCTAATTTTAGAAGAGATGCTGGCTGCAAAAAACATAACGATTAAAGGTATTTTGCCTTATTCGTCTACCCTTGCCCAGACAAACCTTCAAGGTGAATCTTTAGATATGCATTCTGCCATAGAAGAGCTGAATAAGCTGATAACTGGCATTACATAA
- a CDS encoding flavin reductase family protein: MILENFKRESLIPLPVSFISTVSEDGVRNIAPYSCVMPILRPFDLVCVASAKMRDTFVNIKSTEEFVINMPGADMADKVIPTAMHVPFDVNEFELADLKERPSTKVQVPGIEGCYAWMECKLHSMHEEEYNGVPYLLIMGKVVHLEIDDNVYNPEDGSWDLENAKPLMMTESDKGMHFCTVKSIDKFEPYGAMFEDGKDPLSWMYEKKEVPGTGK; encoded by the coding sequence ATGATATTGGAAAATTTTAAGAGAGAGTCGCTGATACCATTGCCTGTATCATTTATTTCTACAGTTAGTGAAGATGGCGTTAGAAACATAGCACCTTATTCATGTGTCATGCCTATTTTACGCCCATTTGATCTGGTTTGTGTGGCTTCAGCGAAAATGAGAGATACATTTGTTAACATTAAAAGCACAGAAGAATTCGTTATCAACATGCCTGGTGCGGATATGGCTGATAAAGTGATACCAACAGCTATGCATGTTCCTTTCGATGTTAATGAATTTGAACTGGCAGATTTAAAAGAAAGACCTTCTACAAAAGTTCAAGTGCCTGGAATTGAAGGCTGTTACGCGTGGATGGAATGCAAACTCCACAGCATGCACGAAGAAGAATATAATGGTGTCCCTTATTTGCTGATTATGGGTAAAGTGGTACATCTGGAGATAGATGATAATGTTTACAACCCTGAAGATGGTTCCTGGGATCTAGAAAATGCTAAACCGTTAATGATGACAGAATCAGACAAGGGAATGCATTTCTGCACTGTTAAGAGTATTGATAAATTCGAACCTTATGGGGCCATGTTTGAAGATGGTAAAGATCCATTATCCTGGATGTATGAGAAAAAAGAGGTACCAGGTACAGGTAAATGA
- the hisF gene encoding imidazole glycerol phosphate synthase subunit HisF, producing the protein MLAKRIIPCLDCDLNVPHGRVVKGVEFKQIRYAGEPVDLATRYYEEGADEIVFLDITASHERRETMTDVIKATTENVFVPICVGGGIRKPEDYVNMLKAGADKCSTNTAAIHNPDLINEASKVVGSQACVIGIDAKRHYVENPKESDDKIIVETDKGYCWFDCSIYGGREFTGIDAIAWAIECEERGAGEILLTSMDRDGTKDGYDNYLNKAISESVNIPVIASGGVGNPQHIYDAFTQGKADAALAASIFHFKEYSVGSVKEYLKKRGIPVRL; encoded by the coding sequence ATGCTTGCAAAAAGAATTATACCATGCCTTGACTGTGATTTAAACGTGCCACACGGGCGGGTTGTAAAAGGGGTTGAATTCAAGCAGATTCGATATGCTGGAGAGCCTGTTGACCTTGCAACTCGTTACTATGAAGAAGGGGCGGATGAAATTGTATTTTTAGATATTACGGCATCTCACGAGCGTCGAGAGACCATGACTGATGTTATTAAAGCCACTACTGAAAATGTATTCGTTCCAATTTGCGTGGGCGGGGGGATAAGAAAGCCCGAAGACTATGTTAACATGCTAAAAGCAGGTGCTGACAAATGTTCTACAAACACAGCCGCTATTCACAATCCAGATCTTATTAATGAAGCTTCAAAAGTTGTAGGTTCACAGGCATGTGTAATCGGGATAGATGCAAAGCGCCACTACGTTGAAAACCCAAAAGAAAGCGATGATAAGATCATAGTTGAAACAGATAAAGGCTACTGCTGGTTTGACTGCAGCATATATGGCGGGCGTGAATTCACTGGAATCGATGCAATTGCATGGGCAATTGAATGTGAAGAACGCGGAGCCGGAGAAATCCTGTTAACATCTATGGACCGCGACGGAACCAAAGATGGGTACGATAATTATCTTAACAAAGCCATAAGTGAATCTGTAAATATTCCAGTCATTGCATCTGGTGGTGTAGGTAATCCACAACATATTTACGACGCGTTTACACAAGGCAAAGCAGATGCCGCTTTAGCTGCCAGTATCTTTCACTTTAAAGAGTATTCTGTAGGTTCTGTCAAAGAATATTTAAAGAAAAGAGGAATTCCTGTCAGACTATAA
- a CDS encoding HEAT repeat domain-containing protein: MKGEPDLYDRVSLNSDVTVYELEKYENESNFEIIESVSFNRCIICGKIIAPWEIYDHKYCKYCADVIKSTNNKPYGMCIKCNKPFPISQLYKLKYCPDCAERIRTCECCNTEFVFEDENSFICPSCINTLSKECIKCRKEFIPEGNYSYFCPSCYKKYQTNMEIQILENSSHDIELHKPHKKSTDFHSLIKNLNGNNPIKRALALETVCNIKNKYALPVVISALKNKDTNIRWKAARYLGISRDKNAVKPLIEALKDKEFIVRNNAVWSLGEIGDKKAIKPLTLVLEDENKYVRCSVEEAVEKIRNN, from the coding sequence ATGAAAGGAGAGCCTGATCTATACGATAGAGTCAGTTTAAATTCAGATGTAACGGTTTATGAACTAGAAAAATATGAAAATGAATCTAATTTTGAGATAATAGAAAGTGTATCCTTCAATAGATGTATCATATGTGGTAAAATTATAGCTCCATGGGAAATTTACGACCATAAATACTGCAAATATTGTGCAGATGTGATTAAATCTACAAATAATAAGCCTTATGGTATGTGTATTAAATGCAATAAGCCTTTTCCTATTTCCCAGCTCTATAAATTAAAATACTGTCCAGATTGTGCAGAAAGAATTCGCACCTGCGAATGCTGCAACACAGAATTCGTTTTTGAAGACGAAAACTCTTTTATTTGCCCATCATGCATAAATACATTATCTAAAGAGTGTATCAAATGTAGAAAAGAATTCATTCCAGAAGGAAATTACAGTTATTTCTGTCCTTCCTGTTATAAAAAGTATCAAACAAATATGGAAATTCAAATCTTAGAAAATTCATCACATGATATAGAACTTCATAAACCACATAAAAAATCAACTGACTTCCATTCTTTAATTAAAAATTTGAATGGGAATAATCCAATTAAACGAGCCCTCGCCCTGGAAACTGTATGTAATATTAAAAATAAATATGCTTTACCAGTAGTAATCAGTGCTTTAAAAAATAAAGATACGAATATCCGGTGGAAAGCAGCTAGATACCTGGGCATTTCCAGAGACAAAAATGCGGTAAAGCCTTTAATTGAAGCATTAAAAGATAAAGAGTTTATTGTCAGGAATAATGCTGTTTGGAGTCTGGGAGAAATAGGAGATAAAAAGGCTATAAAACCTTTAACTCTAGTTTTAGAAGATGAAAATAAATATGTAAGATGTAGCGTAGAAGAAGCTGTTGAAAAAATAAGAAATAATTAG